The stretch of DNA GAAAACAGTGATTTTTTCATCGCCAAATTGCAGATAACCCGTATCGCCCACCTGTCCGCCACTTTCGGCATAAAAAGGCGTTTCATCCAAAATGATTTGGAAGTAAGATTTCTTCTTTTCCTTTACCTCACGGTATTTCACCACCTGCGAAATCGTTTGAAGTGTATCGTAACCCACAAATTCATTTTCTACTCCTTCCATCAATTCTGTCCAATCGCCTGTTTCCACTTTTGTAGCCTGTCGAGCCCTTTCTTTTTGGGCATCCATTTCTTCCTTGAAGCCCACTTCATCTACTGTAAGTCCTTTTTCGGTCGCCAACAATCGGGTCAAATCTATAGGGAAACCAAAGGTGTCCAACAGTCTAAAGGCATCCTCACCTTTAATAGTAGAAGACAAGGCTTGTGCCAACTCTTCTTCAATTTTGGCAAAACGTTGAAGTCCAGTCTCCAATGTTCGCAAGAAAGCCTTTTCTTCCTGCAAAATGATTTTTTCGACATATCCCTGCTGTTGCTTCAATTCGGGAAACAATTCTCCAAACTGCTCGACCAATACTTCGACCAAACGGTACAAAATCGGTTCTTTCCAATCCAAAAAGCTGAAAGCATAGCGCACACCACGACGAAGAATGCGACGAATCACATATCCTGCACCCGTATTAGACGGCATCTGACCGTCGACAATCGTAAAAGTGATGGCTCTGATGTGGTCTGCAATCACCCGAAGCGCAATGTCAGAAGGTTCACTTTTGCCGTAGGGAACGCCTGTGATTTCGCTGATTTTGGCGATAATTGGGGTAAAAACATCCGTTTCGTAGTTGGATTGTTTGCCCTGAATGACCATACAAAGGCGTTCAAAACCCATACCTGTATCTACGTGACTGTCAGGCAACTGCTCTAAGGTGCTATCTGCTTTTCGATTGAATTGTATGAATACCAAATTCCAAATCTCTACGACTTGCGGGTGGTCTGCATTCACCAAACTTTTGCCATCCTTCAATGCACGATCGGCATCAGAACGAATATCCACATGAATTTCGGAGCAAGGTCCACAAGGCCCTGTATCTCCCATTTCCCAAAAATTATCTTTTTTAGAAGCTTTTAGTATGCGGTCTTCTGCAATGTATTTTTTCCAAATATTGTAGGCATCGGCATCTTCAGGCACATTGTCGGCATGGTCTCCTTCAAAAACGGTGACATACAAACGGTCTTTGGGAATTTGATAGATTTCGGTCAACAATTCCCACGCCCATGCGATGGCTTCTTCTTTGAAATAATTACCAAAAGACCAATTTCCCAACATCTCAAACATGGTGTGGTGATAGGTGTCCACACCCACTTCTTCGAGGTCGTTGTGCTTACCTGAAACACGCAGACATTTCTGAGTATCAGCAATTCGTGGGTTATCAGGCTTTAGGTTTCCCAAGAAAAAATCTTTGAACTGATTCATACCCGCATTGGTAAACATGAGGGTAGGATCATTTTTAACAACAATCGGTGCTGATTTTACAATTTTATGACTTTTGCCTTCAAAGAAATTCAAAAAAGTGTCTCTTATCTCCTTGGATGTCATGCGAGTATTCGTTTTTTAATTTAAAATTAAATGTTCAATTAAAAGTTAATAAGCGTTAGATAACGAAAAGAAATGATATTAGCTTGCCTAGCTTCTATGACTAAAGTTTTTATATTGCCAATTGTTTACTATTTTTGCACTCAAATCTTTTAAAAGAGGTGGCGAAATTACATAATCTCACGCTATGAAAAAAGTAAAATACCAATACAATAAACATACACTTCGGTATGAAAAGATTGAAGCCAGTTGGCAATCAATCGCAATCCGAGTTTTCGGTGTGCTTTGTGCGATGACGGTGTTTGGCGTTTTTTGTGGTATGCTTGCATCAAAATTCTTTCCTTCTCCCAAAGAGCGACAGCTTAATTTAGATGTTGAAAAACTGGAGATTGAAGTAGAAAATTTTCGGAGACAAGTGCAAGATCAAGAAGATGTTTTAGCTGCATTGCAGGAAAGAGACGAAAGTATTTACCGTACTATTTTTGAAGCAGAACCCATACCAATGGCAGTGCGTGAAGCTGGTTTTGGTGGTGGTAATCGCTACAAAGACTTGGACAATTTGCCGAATACTGAATTGATGAAAAGTACGGCTCAGCGCATCGAAAAAATCCGCAAACAACTTTATATACAATCTAAATCCTACGACGAAATTGCAAAACTCGTCAAGAACAAAGAAGATATGTTTGCTTCTATTCCTGCAATTCAACCTGTTTCCAATACAGAATTGAGGAGAATTGCATCGGGTTTTGGGATGCGAATGCACCCTATCTATAAGACCCGCAAGATGCACACTGGAATGGATTTTTCTGCTCCGATAGGCACTTCGGTTTATGCAACGGGTAAAGGGAAGGTCGTGAAGGTGAAAAAATTGCAAAAAGGATATGGCTATCACGTAGTGATTGACCACGGCTTCAACTACGAAACCTTGTATGGACACCTCAGCAAAATCAATGTCCGCACTGGACAACGTATCAACCGAGGTGATATCATTGGCTTGGTTGGTAACACAGGTACTTCTACTGCGCCGCACCTACACTATGAGGTGCTTAAAAATGGCAAACGCATCAATCCTATCAACTTTTTCTACAATGATTTGAGTCCAGAAGAATTTGACAAAGTTTTGGAAATTTCTGGTAAACACATGCAGTCGTTTGACTAAGGGATATTGTAAGCAATATTGAAAAAATAATACGGTACATCCATTTGCAATGTCCTTTTAGAGCTGGAAGTCACAACAGGCATGGGTTTCTTTCAAATGTTTCGTCAAAATATTCTGCCAAAAACATTTCCGCCAATACCTGTGTATCGAAATAAGGGCTACACGGCTAACGCTGGAGGGTAAACGGCAGACGGTTTTGAAATCGCATGAAACGCTATAGATTGCAAACTGTTGTTTAGCAGCATTGTCCAATCTTAGAAGGGTAGCCGAAATAAGGGCTTAAAGTGTGGTTTCTAATCATCTGTTCTTTCTAAACAAGACAAAATTCATAAGCATACATTTTCATATCTCTAAATCATCGATACTAAGAAAACGGAAGTTTTCAAATTTAGAGTAAAATATATTGACCTTTTTATAAACCGAGAATAGCTGTACTTAGCTCAATTTTATATAAATTATGTTGAAAGCATAAAAAATGTTTTGGGCATACTTTGGCATGAATATTGGCTAATATTAAGCAATAGCTTAATTTATTTTTTCCAACATTTCTCATTAAAATTATTGGTCATGATTGCACTTCAAAACTCCAAAGTTACGCCTCTCAATATTCAACAAATGTCTTCATTTATGGGAGGTAGGCGAGAAATTCAAGATAGTTACAGTTCAGCTTATGCAACTATGTATGATTTGAAGAAAGATGGGTATAATCCATCTATGCATAAACTAACTGATGGACGCTATTGTATTGAATGGTAGATTTTACAATTAACTTTCCAACAAAATCAAAGGGCTTATCTTTTATCAAGATAAGCCCTTTTGCTTTTTGCCTATTTTCAAAAAAAAATTAGAACAAGACCTCTCTTGCTCTAAACCCTAAAAAACCTTTAATCATTACACTCAACTCGGCTTTTGGACGGAGGTTTTGGGGAAGAGTCACATTTTTTTGTAATACTACCCGAAGTTTAAATTGTTTTTTTCAAGGAATTGAAAAACAGTTTGCTGAACAATTAATTTTATGCTATTTGACAAGTCACAATTGTTATTGAAGTGGATTATTAGCGTAATGTGATTAAAAAATGGCTCACTTTAGGACATAAAAAAAGGTAGGACAAGCTATAAATAGCTAATGACCTACCCTCAAAAATCTTTAAATCACTACACTCAACTCGACATATAAGACGCAACTCATTTATTGAAGTCACTACTTATAATCACTTTTTTTCAAAAAAGTAGAAAAAATATGTCAAATTGAATAAGTCATTGAAGATTAGATGTTTGAATTTTTTATTGAATTGGTTTTTGTGTTCGGGCTGCAAAGTTAAAAGAAAACGTTTTTATTACGAATTTGTTGATAAATTTTTTATTTTTTTTAGCCCATGTTACAATTACAACGCTCTAAACAGCTGAATATTTTGGTGATTTCTGTTTCTTTGATCATATAATACACACTTTTGCCTTCTCTTTTTGCCTTTAACATTCCTTTCAATTTCATGCTTGCAAGGTGATGAGAAGTAAGTGACTGTTCTGTTCCCAATTTATCACAAATTTCTCCAACTGACAGTTTTTTGTATTGATCCAGAACTTTTACCACACCCAAACGAATAGGATGGGCTACGGTTTTAAGAATAAAAGCCATGCGTTCGAGTTTCTTCACTTCAATGCACGTCGTATCTGTATTTATTTGTGTCACAGTGTTTGGTTTAGTATTTTACTTATTGTTAGTTCAACACACGGCATAGAAATTATGTTCAGAAAAAACGAGATTTTACTTACATCGCATTGGCATAATTCCTGAGAGCAGATTTGAACAAGATAAAAGCTTTGGTTGGGTTCGGAATACGAAGCCTTTCTTGTTTGATAACCTCGGGAGGCGTATTTTTTATTTTCACAAACAACGCTTTGTAATAACGATAAGCCAGATATACACCAAATCTTGCACTTTTGGGTAGGGCTAAAATGCCTTTGTAAGCCGCTTCAAAATCTGCTTCAATGTCTGCTTCGATGCTTTTTTTGGCACTTACTTGAAAGTTAGTGAAATCTACATTTGGAAAATAAACCCGACCGAGGTTTTGAAAATCATTTCGCATATCTCTCAAAAAGTTCACCTTCTGAAAAGCAGAACCCAATCTTTGGGCAGAGTCCTTCAATTGATTATATTGGATTTCATTCCCTTCACAAAATACCCTCAGACACATCAAACCTACTACTTCCGCTGAACCATATATATAGTGGTTGTAATCAATTGAGGTATAATCGGATTGATTTAAATCCATCTCCATACTATTGAAGAATGCTTCAATGAGTTCTTTTTCAATATAGTATTGATTGACGATAATTTGATACGCATGAATTACAGGATTGGTACTGATACCTCTTTCAATTGCCGTATAAGTATCTGCCTTAAATTCTTGAAGTAGTGTTGCCTTATCATAGTCATGGAACGTATCTACAATTTCGTCGGCATAACGTACAAAGGCATAGATACCATAAATAGCATCATGCAATTTGCTGTCGAGTGCTTTAATACCCAGCGTAAAAGAAGTGCTGTAGGCCTGTGTAATCAAGCGGCTGCATTGAAAGGTAGTATCATGATATAGAGTCAGCATAATGGGATTATTTTTTTCCAAATTCTTTGAATACTTCGTTGGCAACAACTCTCCCTGATATGATTGAGGGAGGAACTCCAGGTCCAGGAACGGTGAGCTGACCTGTATAATACAGATTGTCAACTTTTTTGCTTTTTAAAGAAGGCTTAAATATAGCCGTTTGTCGAAGCGTATTGGCCAAGCCATAAGCATTGCCTTTGTAAGCGTTGTAACGTTCTTTAAAATCTTTGTGGGCAAAGCTACGTTTATAAACAACATGAGGGCGAATAGGTTGCCCCGTTAGTTCCTCCAGTCGTTTCATGATACGTTCATAGTAATCGTTACGAATGGATTCATTGTCTTCTAAATCAGGAGCTACGGGTATCAGCACAAACAAGTTTTCACACCCCTTTGGCGCAACAGTTTTATCTGTGACCGAAGGAGCGCAAACATAAAACAAAGGTTGGGTGGGCCACTTCGGGCTTTCGTAAATCTCTTTACCAAAAAGCTCAAATGACTGGTCAAAAAACAAGTTGTGGTGTGTTAGGTTCTTCAATCGCTTATTGATGCCTAAGTAAAAAATCAAAGAAGAAGGCGCCAATACCCGTTTGTCCCAATAAGTTTCGGTGTAGGTTCTAAAGCTGGGGGCAATCAATTGCTGCTCTACATGGTGGTAGTCTGCTGCTGCAACTACTATATCTGTGTGAAATGTGTGTGAATCGGTAACTACTTTTTGAGCAGTTCTTTTTTCGATGTCTATACGAGTGACATTTTGGTTGTATAAAATTTTCACCCCCAAACTTTCCGCTACTTTCACCATTGCTTCAATGATTTTGTACATGCCGCCCATTGGATACCAAGTGCCCAGAACCAAATCGGCATAATTCATCAAACTATACAATGCAGGGGTATTTTCGGGAAGCGCACCCAGAAAATAAACAGGAAACTCCAAGATTTTCCTGATTTTATCGTTTTTGAAGAGTTGGTGAACTTGCTTGCGAACTGAGCTGAACAATTGCATTTTGAAGAGTCCTGTGAGAAGGCGCATATCTGCAAATTCAAATACAGAACGAGACGGCTTATAAACCAAATCATTGACGCCTACTTCGTATTTGTATTTGGCTTCTTCCAAAAATTTTTTCAGATTCGTACTACTGCCTGGCTCTAAATATTCAAAAAGTTGGTAGAGTTGTTCTTGATTTGCAGGAATTTGAAGCGTATCGTTTTTGTTGAAAAAAACAGTATAAGCAGGGTCTAATTGTATTAAGTTATAGAAATCAGATGTTTGACATTCGAATTGTTGAAAGAAATCTTCAAAAACGTTGGGCATCCAATACCAACTTGGCCCCATATCGAAAGTAAATCCTTGTGCCTCAAATTGAGATGCACGCCCCCCTGCTGACTCATTTTTTTCTAAAATGGTCACTTCGAAACCCTTTTGCGCCAGAGAACATGCAGCAGATAGTCCTGCAAAACCCGAACCAATGATAATTACTTTTTTACTCATACTGAAAGACAACAGTAGTGTGGAGTTTTTGTTGAATAATATTACAAAAAAATTAAACAAAAATACAGTCAAAACTCATTCGCCTATATTTTGTTTAAATGATAGTATTTAAATTTACGCTTTTTTTTTAGAATTGGATTGTCTATTGATTGTTTATAGTAGCGTTTTGTAAACCATAAAAGGATTTTTTTTGATGCAAGGGATAAAAATTTTGAAGGAAAACGGGCTTCGATTAACCAATTGCCGCAGTGCAATCATTGAGATATTTTGTGCTGCCAATGCTGCAATAGGTCATGCGGAATTGGAAGATGCTTTGCTCGAAGATGAATTTGATAGAGTAACTATTTACCGTACCATCAATACTTTTTTAGATAAAGGAATCATTCACAAGGTAATGGATGGATCTGGTATTGGTAAGTTTGCGCTTTGTTCTGCCAAATGTGATTCCCACCAACACCACGATGATCACATACATTTCAACTGTTTGGCATGTGGAAACACGACCTGCATGGAAGATTTATTGATTCCGAACATTCATCTACCAGAGGGATATAAAGTACAAGAAGCGAATTTACTCTTAAAAGGAATCTGCGCCAATTGCCAAGAGATTACCAACTAATTTTTTTCTTGTTAATTGAGGCGAATGTTTTACTTTTGACGACTATTTAAAAAGTAGCTTCTATTTATATTCAACAATCCCATAAATATGAAATACCTTGCATCTATCTTTCTGTGCGTTCTGTTTTTTGCAGTTACCACTGGTTGTCAATCAGACACATCTACCAAAACTTCAAAAGTTGCTTCCGCACCAGCTAAGGTGGACTCATCAGTATTTAAAAACCTCGCCAATATTTTGAGTCAATGCCAAAAAGTAGAATACGTTTTATACGATTATGGTATCACCTTCGAAACAGAAAGCACAAACGAAATGCAGCGCTTCTTCAATTTCATCCAATTAGAAATTGCCAATACCAAAAATTGTCCTACAAATTACGATGGGGGAGTAGTATTCAAAGACTTAGAAGGTGACATCAAGATGGC from Chitinophagales bacterium encodes:
- a CDS encoding M23 family metallopeptidase, with amino-acid sequence MKKVKYQYNKHTLRYEKIEASWQSIAIRVFGVLCAMTVFGVFCGMLASKFFPSPKERQLNLDVEKLEIEVENFRRQVQDQEDVLAALQERDESIYRTIFEAEPIPMAVREAGFGGGNRYKDLDNLPNTELMKSTAQRIEKIRKQLYIQSKSYDEIAKLVKNKEDMFASIPAIQPVSNTELRRIASGFGMRMHPIYKTRKMHTGMDFSAPIGTSVYATGKGKVVKVKKLQKGYGYHVVIDHGFNYETLYGHLSKINVRTGQRINRGDIIGLVGNTGTSTAPHLHYEVLKNGKRINPINFFYNDLSPEEFDKVLEISGKHMQSFD
- a CDS encoding metalloregulator ArsR/SmtB family transcription factor, whose translation is MTQINTDTTCIEVKKLERMAFILKTVAHPIRLGVVKVLDQYKKLSVGEICDKLGTEQSLTSHHLASMKLKGMLKAKREGKSVYYMIKETEITKIFSCLERCNCNMG
- the crtI gene encoding phytoene desaturase family protein produces the protein MSKKVIIIGSGFAGLSAACSLAQKGFEVTILEKNESAGGRASQFEAQGFTFDMGPSWYWMPNVFEDFFQQFECQTSDFYNLIQLDPAYTVFFNKNDTLQIPANQEQLYQLFEYLEPGSSTNLKKFLEEAKYKYEVGVNDLVYKPSRSVFEFADMRLLTGLFKMQLFSSVRKQVHQLFKNDKIRKILEFPVYFLGALPENTPALYSLMNYADLVLGTWYPMGGMYKIIEAMVKVAESLGVKILYNQNVTRIDIEKRTAQKVVTDSHTFHTDIVVAAADYHHVEQQLIAPSFRTYTETYWDKRVLAPSSLIFYLGINKRLKNLTHHNLFFDQSFELFGKEIYESPKWPTQPLFYVCAPSVTDKTVAPKGCENLFVLIPVAPDLEDNESIRNDYYERIMKRLEELTGQPIRPHVVYKRSFAHKDFKERYNAYKGNAYGLANTLRQTAIFKPSLKSKKVDNLYYTGQLTVPGPGVPPSIISGRVVANEVFKEFGKK
- a CDS encoding phytoene/squalene synthase family protein, giving the protein MLTLYHDTTFQCSRLITQAYSTSFTLGIKALDSKLHDAIYGIYAFVRYADEIVDTFHDYDKATLLQEFKADTYTAIERGISTNPVIHAYQIIVNQYYIEKELIEAFFNSMEMDLNQSDYTSIDYNHYIYGSAEVVGLMCLRVFCEGNEIQYNQLKDSAQRLGSAFQKVNFLRDMRNDFQNLGRVYFPNVDFTNFQVSAKKSIEADIEADFEAAYKGILALPKSARFGVYLAYRYYKALFVKIKNTPPEVIKQERLRIPNPTKAFILFKSALRNYANAM
- a CDS encoding Fur family transcriptional regulator, with the protein product MQGIKILKENGLRLTNCRSAIIEIFCAANAAIGHAELEDALLEDEFDRVTIYRTINTFLDKGIIHKVMDGSGIGKFALCSAKCDSHQHHDDHIHFNCLACGNTTCMEDLLIPNIHLPEGYKVQEANLLLKGICANCQEITN
- the alaS gene encoding alanine--tRNA ligase, with translation MTSKEIRDTFLNFFEGKSHKIVKSAPIVVKNDPTLMFTNAGMNQFKDFFLGNLKPDNPRIADTQKCLRVSGKHNDLEEVGVDTYHHTMFEMLGNWSFGNYFKEEAIAWAWELLTEIYQIPKDRLYVTVFEGDHADNVPEDADAYNIWKKYIAEDRILKASKKDNFWEMGDTGPCGPCSEIHVDIRSDADRALKDGKSLVNADHPQVVEIWNLVFIQFNRKADSTLEQLPDSHVDTGMGFERLCMVIQGKQSNYETDVFTPIIAKISEITGVPYGKSEPSDIALRVIADHIRAITFTIVDGQMPSNTGAGYVIRRILRRGVRYAFSFLDWKEPILYRLVEVLVEQFGELFPELKQQQGYVEKIILQEEKAFLRTLETGLQRFAKIEEELAQALSSTIKGEDAFRLLDTFGFPIDLTRLLATEKGLTVDEVGFKEEMDAQKERARQATKVETGDWTELMEGVENEFVGYDTLQTISQVVKYREVKEKKKSYFQIILDETPFYAESGGQVGDTGYLQFGDEKITVFDTKKENNLIVHFVKKLPEDITMPVQAVVSQDKRSKTANNHTAVHLIHAALHKVLGNHALQKGQLVNDEYLRFDFAHYEKVTKEETQQIERIVNEKIRQNIALEELRNIPIQEATDMGAMALFGEKYGDEVRVIIFDRDYSVELCGGTHVAATGEIGFCKIVEETSVAAGVRRLVGITGVKAFETISSQLDAFDTINAMFKKPKDLADVVQSLANENAQLKKEIERMQQIQANDIKNELMDKIEVINGVNFIGQRIDVDTADMVKHIAFNLRKEVSNLFLVLGANIDGKANLTIAFDDASTEENPNKNAGKIIRQLAKHIKGGGGGQAFYASAGGKDAGGIEAAIEEAKGMIEGF